From the Tripterygium wilfordii isolate XIE 37 chromosome 6, ASM1340144v1, whole genome shotgun sequence genome, one window contains:
- the LOC119999309 gene encoding transcription factor IBH1-like, translating to MAISNNKNGLSKKLKWRSRRGRRGLCRRGMAMRMKVKKLQKLIPGGHGLEANRLLLRTADYIMHLRLQLHVLQALSEIYTTS from the coding sequence ATGGCCATTAGTAATAATAAAAATGGGTTGTCAAAGAAGTTGAAATGGAGATCAAGAAGAGGGAGGAGAGGGCTTTGTCGCAGGGGAATGGCGATGAGAATGAAAGTAAAGAAATTGCAGAAGCTTATTCCAGGAGGGCATGGACTTGAGGCCAATCGGCTGTTGTTGCGAACGGCGGATTATATAATGCATTTGAGGTTACAACTTCATGTTTTGCAAGCTCTTTCAGAGATTTACACTACTTCATAA
- the LOC120001086 gene encoding probable alpha,alpha-trehalose-phosphate synthase [UDP-forming] 9, with protein MASRSCANFLHLASGNLLDIPQTPRALPRVMTVPGIISDLDDSNDGDSDVGSSIGRERKIIVANMLPLHARKDSESGKWCFTLDKDSLLLHLKDGFSSETEFIYVGSLKADVDTSEQEEVAQQLLEDFNCVPTFLPHDLQRKFYLGFCKQQLWPLFHYMLPVCPDHGDRFDRSLWQAYVSANKIFSDKVIEVINPEDDCVWVQDYHLMVLPTFLRKRYNRVKLGFFLHSPFPSSEIYRTLPVRDELLRGLLNCDLIGFQTFDYARHFLSCCSRMLGLDYESKRGHIGLDYFGRTVYIKILPVGIHMGRLESVLNLPSTSAKVKEIKDHFNGKKIILGIDDMDIFKGISLKLMAMEHLLQQHPKFRGKVVLVQIVNPARGSGKDVEEARNETYSTARRINEAYGTPDYEPVVLIDRPVPRYEKSAYYAAAECCIVNAVRDGMNLVPYKYIVCRQGTFQMDKAMGVKSDAPRTSMLVVSEFIGCSPSLSGAIRVNPWDIDAVADALSSAITMNDPEKQLRHEKHYRYVSTHDVAYWARSFMQDLERACQDHYSKRCWGIGWGLAFRVVSLSPSFRRLSVDHIVSAYKRTNRRAIFLDYDGTLVPQTSIIKTPSPEVISVLRTLSSDPNNTVFIVSGRGRSSLSEWLDPCEALGIAAEHGYFIRWDKNSEWEITSVAADLDWKNIVEPVMRLYTEATDGSNIEVKESALVWHHQDADPDFGSCQAKELLDHLENVLANEPAVVKRGQHIVEVKPQGVSKGLVAKKVLLRKVESGRRPDFVMCIGDDRSDEDMFESILSTVSSPSLPEAPEIFACTVGRKPSKAKYYLDDTGDVVKLLQGLATASNPKPKHLTHSQVSFESAI; from the exons ATGGCATCAAGATCATGTGCAAACTTTCTACACTTGGCATCTGGTAACCTGTTGGATATTCCTCAAACTCCAAGGGCTCTTCCCCGGGTGATGACTGTGCCTGGAATTATATCTGACTTGGATGATAGTAATGATGGGGATTCAGATGTCGGTTCATCTATTGGCCGTGAGCGGAAAATCATTGTTGCCAATATGTTACCTCTACATGCCCGAAAGGATTCAGAAAGTGGCAAATGGTGCTTCACTTTGGATAAAGATTCTCTCTTATTGCATCTAAAGGATGGCTTTTCTTCTGAAACAGAGTTTATTTACGTTGGGTCTCTCAAGGCTGATGTAGATACTAGCGAACAGGAGGAAGTTGCCCAGCAATTGCTGGAGGATTTCAATTGTGTACCTACATTTTTACCGCACGACTTGCAGAGGAAGTTCTACCTGGGGTTTTGTAAACAACAGTTATGGCCTCTCTTTCACTACATGCTCCCCGTGTGCCCTGACCATGGTGATCGCTTCGATCGTTCTCTTTGGCAGGCTTATGTTTCTGCGAACAAAATTTTTTCTGACAAAGTCATAGAAGTAATTAACCCAGAGGATGATTGTGTCTGGGTTCAGGACTATCACCTAATGGTTCTTCCAACATTTTTGAGAAAACGCTATAATCGTGTTAAGCTTGGATTCTTCCTTCACAGTCCATTTCCTTCATCAGAAATATATCGAACCCTACCAGttagagatgagcttttgaggggACTGCTGAACTGCGATCTTATTGGCTTTCAAACCTTTGATTATGCACGACACTTTCTGTCTTGCTGCAGCAGGATGCTTGGCCTGGACTATGAATCAAAGCGCGGTCACATAGGACTTGATTACTTTGGCCGCACAGTCTATATAAAAATTCTACCTGTAGGCATTCATATGGGCCGACTTGAATCTGTACTGAATCTTCCTTCTACATCTGCAAAAGTGAAAGAGATTAAAGATCACTTCAATGGGAAAAAGATAATTCTTGGTATTGATGACATGGACATATTCAAAGGAATCAGTCTGAAACTTATGGCCATGGAACATCTTTTGCAGCAGCATCCAAAATTTCGGGGAAAGGTGGTACTTGTTCAAATTGTTAATCCTGCAAGGGGTTCAGGCAAAGATGTCGAGGAAGCGAGGAATGAAACTTATTCAACTGCCAGAAGGATTAACGAGGCTTACGGTACGCCGGACTATGAGCCTGTGGTACTTATTGATCGTCCAGTTCCTCGTTACGAGAAGAGTGCATATTATGCTGCAGCAGAATGTTGCATCGTGAATGCTGTGAGGGATGGAATGAACTTGGTCCCTTACAAGTATATTGTTTGCAGGCAGGGAACTTTCCAAATGGATAAAGCTATGGGTGTGAAATCTGATGCTCCTCGGACAAGCATGCTTGTTGTCTCTGAATTCATTGGTTGCTCGCCCTCTTTAAGTGGAGCAATTAGAGTAAATCCTTGGGACATTGATGCTGTAGCTGATGCATTAAGTTCGGCTATCACCATGAATGATCCAGAGAAGCAATTGCGGCATGAGAAACACTATCGATATGTTAGTACTCACGATGTGGCTTATTGGGCACGTAGCTTTATGCAGGATTTGGAGCGAGCCTGCCAAGATCATTATAGTAAAAGGTGTTGGGGTATCGGTTGGGGCCTGGCATTCAGAGTTGTATCGCTTTCTCCTAGTTTTCGGAGGCTGTCAGTTGACCATATTGTTTCAGCATATAAAAGGACCAATAGAAGGGCCATTTTTTTGGACTATGATGGAACTCTTGTTCCCCAAACTTCCATTATTAAAACCCCCAGTCCTGAGGTCATCTCTGTTCTGAGAACTTTGAGTAGTGATCCAAATAACACTGTGTTTATTGTCAGCGGAAGAGGGAGAAGTTCGTTGAGTGAATGGCTTGACCCATGCGAGGCACTAGGAATAGCAGCTGAACATGGTTACTTCATTAG GTGGGATAAAAACTCAGAATGGGAGATCACTTCTGTGGCAGCTGATCTTGATTGGAAAAATATTGTGGAGCCTGTGATGAGATTATACACAGAAGCAACTGATGGCTCCAATATAGAGGTTAAAGAGAGTGCTTTGGTATGGCATCATCAAGATGCTGACCCTGACTTTGGTTCCTGCCAAGCAAAGGAGTTGCTGGATCATCTTGAAAATGTACTTGCAAATGAACCAGCAGTTGTTAAAAGGGGTCAGCATATTGTTGAAGTTAAGCCGCAG GGTGTGAGCAAAGGACTTGTTGCCAAAAAAGTTCTTTTGAGAAAGGTTGAGAGTGGGAGACGGCCTGATTTTGTGATGTGCATAGGAGATGATAGGTCTGATGAAGACATGTTTGAGAGCATACTAAGTACAGTCTCAAGTCCATCCCTCCCAGAAGCTCCAGAGATCTTTGCCTGCACTGTTGGGCGAAAGCCAAGCAAAGCTAAGTATTATCTTGATGATACAGGTGATGTTGTAAAATTGCTTCAAGGCCTCGCAACTGcttcaaatccaaaacccaagCATCTTACACACAGTCAGGTTTCATTCGAGAGTGCCATTTAA
- the LOC120000126 gene encoding AP-1 complex subunit gamma-2-like, which yields MNPFSSGTRLRDMIRAIRACKTAAEERAVVRKECAAIRASINENDHDYRHRNLAKLMFIHMLSYPTHFGQMECLKLIASAGFPEKRIGYLGLMLLLDERQEVLMLVTNSLKQDLNHSNQYIVGLALCALGNICSAEMARDLAPEVERLLQFRDPNVRKKAALCSIRIIKKVPDLAENFINPAAALLKEKHHGVLITGVQLCTDLCKVSAEALEYFRKKCTESLVKTLRDIANSPYSPEYDIAGITDPFLHIRLLKLLCVLGRRDADASDLMNDILAQVATKTESNKNAGNAILYECVETIMSIEDNGGLRVLAINILGRFLSNRDNNIRYVALNMLMKAITVDAQAVQRHRATIVECVKDSDASIRKRALELVYLLVNESNVKPLTKELIEYLEVSDQDFKGDLTAKICSIVEKFSPEKIWHIDQMLKVLSEAGNFVKDEVWHALIVLVSNASDLHGYTVRALYRALQLSSEQEGLVRVAIWCIGEYGDMLVNNVGMLGIEDPITVTESDAVDVIEIAIKHDGSDLTTKAMALISLLKLSSRFPSCSERIKDIIVQCKGSLVLELQQRSIEFNSIIVRHQNIGSMLVERMPVLDEATFSSRRAGSLPATISTSSAASLKLPNGVAKPSAAPLVDLLDLTSDDAPAPSSSGVGDLLHDLLGVDLSPVSSELGTGQAPKSGTDVLLDLLSIGLPPPVQNSSSTPDILSSGQDNKSSFATLDGLTSPSHITQATSPAGPAPVMDLLDGFGPNPLVPENNGPAHPSFAAFESSSLKIIFNFSKPPGNPQTTLIQATFTNLSPAAYTDFIFQAAVPKFLQLHLDPASSNTLPANSKGSISQTLRVTNSQHGKKPLVMRIRVSYKANSKDVLEEGQISNFPRDL from the exons ATGAATCCCTTCTCGTCCGGAACGCGTCTAAG GGACATGATTCGGGCTATACGTGCATGCAAAACTGCAGCAGAGGAACGTGCTGTTGTAAGAAAAGAATGTGCCGCTATCCGGGCTTCAATCAACGAAAATGATCACGATTATAGGCATCGTAATCTTGCAAAGCTTATGTTTATTCACATGCTTAGCTATCCAACTCATTTTGGCCAAATGGAATGCCTGAAGTTGATAGCATCTGCTGGATTTCCAGAGAAGCGAATAGGATATCTTGGCCTCATGTTGCTTCTTGATGAGAGACAAGAAGTTCTAATGTTGGTCACAAACTCATTAAAGCA AGATCTCAATCACTCAAATCAGTATATTGTGGGACTTGCTCTATGTGCTCTGGGAAATATTTGTTCTGCAGAAATGGCTCGTGACCTTGCACCAGAAGTAGAACGATTGCTGCAATTTCGTGATCCAAATGTTCGGAAGAAA GCAGCATTATGCTCCATACGGATCATAAAGAAAGTTCCAGACCTTGCAGAAAATTTTATAAATCCTGCTGCTGCATTACTGAAAGAAAAGCATCATGGAGTTCTAATAACTGGAGTTCAATTATGCACAGATTTATGTAAAGTCAGTGCAGAAGCCCTTGAATATTTTAGAAAG AAATGCACAGAGAGCTTGGTCAAAACTCTGAGGGATATTGCAAATAGTCCTTATTCCCCTGAATATGACATTGCTGGGATTACAGACCCTTTTCTTCATATAAGATTACTTAAACTTCTATGTGTGCTTGGCCGAAGGGATGCAGATGCTAGTGACCTTATGAATGACATCCTTGCCCAA GTGGCAACGAAAACTGAGTCAAATAAAAATGCTGGGAATGCCATTCTATATGAATGTGTTGAAACTATTATGAGCATTGAAGATAATGGCGGTTTACGTGTTCTTGCTATTAATATCTTAGGAAGATTCTTGTCAAATCGTGACAACAATATCAG ATATGTTGCATTGAACATGTTGATGAAGGCTATCACAGTAGATGCTCAAGCAGTGCAGAGGCATCGTGCAACAATTGTGGAATGTGTGAAg GATTCAGATGCTTCAATTAGAAAAAGAGCTCTTGAACTGGTTTACCTTCTAGTGAATGAAAGCAATGTAAAGCCTTTGACAAAGGAGCTTATTGAATATCTGGAAGTAAGCGATCAAGATTTTAAAGGAGATCTTACTGCCAAAATTTGCTCCATTGTTGAAAA GTTTTCCCCGGAAAAAATTTGGCATATTGATCAGATGCTCAAGGTTCTCTCTGAG GCTGGAAATTTTGTAAAAGATGAAGTGTGGCATGCCCTTATCGTTTTGGTTAGCAATGCTTCTGATCTCCATGGATATACAGTCAGGGCATTATACAGAGCACTGCAATTGTCATCGGAGCAG GAAGGCCTTGTTCGAGTGGCAATTTGGTGCATTGGAGAATATGGAGACATGTTGGTCAATAATGTAGGGATGCTTGGCATAGAGGATCCAATAACT GTAACAGAGTCTGATGCTGTTGATGTGATAGAGATTGCTATTAAGCATGATGGATCAGATCTTACTACCAAAGCAATGGCTTTAATTTCCCTTCTAAAGCTCTCTTCCCGTTTTCCATCTTGTTCAGA GAGGATCAAGGATATAATAGTTCAATGTAAGGGAAGCCTCGTTCTTGAGTTGCAGCAGAGATCCATTGAATTCAATTCTATTATTGTGAGGCATCAGAATATTGG GTCAATGCTGGTTGAAAGAATGCCGGTTTTAGATGAGGCTACGTTCAGTTCAAGGAGGGCTGGTTCTTTGCCTGCGACCATTTCAACTTCCAGTGCAGCTTCTCTTAAACTTCCGAATGGAGTTGCTAAGCCTTCTGCGGCTCCTCTTGTAGATTTACTTGATCTTACTTCAGATGATGCCCCTGCACCTAGCTCTTCTGGTGTTGGTGATCTTCTTCATGATCTTCTTGGCGTTGATCTGTCACCAGTGTCATCAGAATTAG GCACAGGGCAGGCTCCCAAAAGTGGCACAGATGTTCTTTTGGATCTCTTGTCTATTGGATTGCCGCCTCCTGTACAAAACAGTTCATCCACTCCTGACATTCTATCTTCTGGTCAGGATAACAAATCGTCGTTTGCCACATTAGATGGGCTCACATCTCCTTCACATATCACACAGGCCACTTCTCCTGCAGGACCAGCTCCTGTGATGGATCTGTTGGATGGCTTTGGCCCCAATCCATTAGTACCTG AGAACAATGGTCCTGCTCATCCATCTTTTGCTGCATTTGAAAGCAGctcattaaaaataattttcaacttcTCAAAGCCTCCTGGGAACCCGCAAACAACATTGATCCAAGCCACTTTTACAAATTTGTCACCCGCAGCTTACACAGATTTTATATTCCAGGCTGCAGTTCCGAAG TTTCTTCAACTGCACTTAGATCCAGCTAGCAGCAACACTCTACCTGCAAATAGTAAAGGATCCATCAGTCAGACCTTGCGAGTCACTAACAGCCAGCATGGAAAG aaaccCCTCGTTATGCGAATAAGGGTATCATACAAGGCAAACAGCAAAGATGTGTTGGAGGAAGGACAAATCAGCAATTTTCCTCGCGATTTGTGA